The following are encoded in a window of Cervus canadensis isolate Bull #8, Minnesota chromosome 11, ASM1932006v1, whole genome shotgun sequence genomic DNA:
- the LOC122449265 gene encoding putative olfactory receptor 56B2, with the protein MFQDLGDFNSSKFQVSAFILMGFPGIHSWQHWLSLPLALLYLLALSANILILIIINQEATLHQPMYYFLGILAVVDMGLATTIMPKILTILWFSAKTISLPECFVQMYAIHSFVGMESGIFVCMAIDRYVAICQPLSYSSIITKSFVVKATVFMALRNSLTTIPVPVLAAKRHYCSKNQIEHCLCSNLGVTSLSCDDRTINSVYQLLLAWTLMGSDLGLILVSYALILHSVLKLNSLEATSKALSTCTSHLILILFFYTVIIVISITHSATMTFPLIPVLLNVLHNVIPPALNPMVYALKNKELRQGLCKLLKLDFKGN; encoded by the coding sequence ATGTTCCAGGATCTCGGAGATTTCAACAGCTCAAAGTTTCAGGTCTCTGCGTTCATTCTGATGGGATTCCCAGGCATTCACAGCTGGCAGCACTGGCTCTCCCTGCCCCTGGCTCTGCTCTACCTCTTAGCTCTCAGCGCCAACATCCTTATCTTGATCATCATTAATCAGGAGGCAACACTGCACCAGCCTATGTATTATTTCCTGGGCATCCTGGCTGTGGTAGACATGGGCCTGGCTACCACCATCATGCCCAAGATTTTGACCATCCTGTGGTTCAGTGCAAAGACCATCAGTCTCCCTGAATGCTTTGTGCAGATGTATGCCATACACAGTTTTGTAGGAATGGAATCAGGCATTTTTGTCTGCATGGCTATAGATAGGTATGTGGCAATTTGTCAACCACTATCTTATTCATCAATAATTACTAAATCTTTTGTGGTCAAAGCTACTGTGTTCATGGCACTCAGAAACAGCCTGACTACCATCCCAGTCCCTGTGTTGGCTGCTAAGAGACACTATTGCTCAAAAAACCAAATTGAGCACTGTCTGTGCTCTAATCTTGGAGTCACTAGTCTATCCTGTGATGACAGGACAATCAACAGTGTTTACCAGCTACTTTTGGCCTGGACACTCATGGGGagtgacttgggtttgattcttgtATCCTATGCTTTGATACTTCACTCTGTACTGAAACTGAACTCATTGGAAGCTACCTCCAAGGCCCTGAGTACCTGCACTTCCCACCTCATCCTAATCCTGTTTTTCTACACAGTCATTATTGTCATTTCTATCACCCACAGTGCAACAATGACATTTCCCCTCATCCCAGTTCTACTCAATGTACTCCACAACGTcattcctcctgccctcaatcctatGGTCTATGCACTCAAGAATAAGGAGCTCAGACAGGGCTTATGTAAGCTCCTTAAGCTGGACTTCAAAGGCAATTGA